In Gadus morhua chromosome 9, gadMor3.0, whole genome shotgun sequence, the sequence TGGATTAACAGGATTACACATTAAGTCTCCGCTGTGTTGACAGAGATTAGCCGCTCCTCCAGGACCGCTCATATGGCTGCCCGTGTTCATCGTTGTCACGGCAACCATGTGTTTGTCGTCGTTACCACGTGGTTGCCGCGGTAACCACAAACTCTTCCATGGTCTGGGTTGGCCCAGTGGCCGGTCAAGAGTTTACGGGCCTGAGGAGGTCTGTGGGTCCTCCCTCAGAGACCTCTGGGGTCTGCCTCCACCCCCAGCGTGTGTTTCTCCACCCTCCTGTCCTCAGGTCCGTCGCTCCCCTTGGCCACGGTGGACATGAAGAACCCAGATATCAACAGCATGCGGTTCCATAactcccagcaccaccaccagcaccaccaccaccaccaccagcaccagcagcagcaccccgcgccccagcagcagctctaCCAGCTGAACAACAGGCTGGTCCACCGCAAGGACAAGAAGACCAAGAGCAAGAAGAAGAGGCTCACCAAGGCGGACATCGGCACGCCCCAGCAACTTCCAGTCAGTGCTGGTGAACCTGTTATATTGAACCTGTTATAGTGATAGTGAACCTCTGTAGGGTAGTGGGGTGAACCAGTTATAGTTACAGTGAACCTTTTATAGTGATATTGAACCTGTTTTAGTCATGGTGAACCTGTTTTAGTGTTAGTGAACCTCTGTAGCGTAGTGTAGTGCAGTATAGTGAACCAATTATAGTGATCTGAAAGCAGTTATAGTGATAGTGAACCTGTTATAGTGAATCTGTTTTAGTGGTAGTGAATCTGTTTTAGTGATAGTGATCCTGTTATAGTTATAGTGAATCTGTTTAGTGACAGTGATCCTGTTATAGTGAATCTGTTTAGTGATAGTGATCCTGTTATAGTTAGAGTGAATCTGTTTAGTGATAATTTCTTCCGTTATAGTGAATCTGTTTAGTGATAGTGTTCCCTGTTATAGTGAATCTGTTTAGTGATAGTGATCCTGTTATAGTGAATCTGTTTAGTGATAGTGATCCTGTTATAGTTATAGTGAATCTGTTTAGTGATAGTGATCATGTTATAGTTATAGTGAACCTGATTTAGTGATAGTGAACTTATAATAGTGACATTCAACGTGTTCTAGTCTAAaggatgtttgtgttttttatttgcaGGCACATCGGCCATGTTGGCTGGGACCCCAACACTGGGTTTGATGTGAGTCAggatgtgtgcgtctgtgtggtgGGATGTGTGAGACTGTAAtagtgtgtgcttctgtgtaataggatgtgtgtgtctatgtattagtgtgtatgtctgtgttatgggttgtgtgtctgtgtaatggGGCCAGTAAGACTTGTGTCAGGAAAACTCTACACTTTACGACGCTCAAAGCACCGTGGAAGAACAATcaatttaataataaaacattgaTGTTATAGATGAAAGTAGCTTGTTTTTGGTCATGGTTGGTAACCCGTAGTAACGGACTCAACCGTGTTCGTACGTTCCGATATGGCCCGCTGCTTCCACCCGACCCCCCCCAGGCCCTTGGGGTCCCGGGGCCCGGGCCTCCACCCGTCCACCCGTCCACCCGGTCCCACAGTGGGTCGGGCCCAGTGCCTTGGGGCTGCTCGGTAACTAATGGATACTCCTGCAGCTCAACAACCTGGACCCAGAGCTCAAGAACCTGTTCGACATGTGCGGCATCTCGGAGGCCCAGCTGAAGGACCGCGAGACGTCCAAGGTCATCTACGAGTTCATCGAAAAGAAGGGCGGCGTGGAGGCCGTGAAGAACGAGCTCAGGAGACAAGGTGAGCTCACCTGTAGGCTGTTAGTCGCTCACCTGTCAGCCGCTCACCTGTTAGCCGCTCACCTGTACACCTGTTAGCTGTTCACCTTTTAGCCGTTCACCTGTTGGCTGTTCAGCTGTTGGCTGTTCACCTGTTAGCTGTTCACCTGTTAGCCTTTCAATTGTTAGCTGTTCACCTGTAGGCAGTTCACCTGTTAGCTGTTAGCCGTTCACCTGTTTGCTGTTCACCTGTTAGCCTTTCACCTGTTAGCTGTTCACCTGTTAGCTGTTCACCTGTTAGCTGTTCAGCTGTCAGCTATTCACCGGTTAGCCTTTCACCCGTTAGCTGTTCATCTGTAGGGAGTTCACCTGTTAGCTGTTAGCCGTTCACCGGTAGGCTGTTCACCTGTTAGCTGTtcaacccttctctctctcctccagcccccccacccccacccacccgtgGCGGACCCCCTCCcgtcccacctccccccccctccagaggaggccggggagcccctcctccgcccccaccCTCCAGAGCCCCCTCTTCCGCTCCCCCTCGACCCCCTCCCGCCCGGCCCGGCACCCTgggggcccctccccctccccctccccccccgcccaccagaGGGGGCCAAGCCCATCACAATCACCAAGCTCCTCCTACTCCCCCGGCccagtctcctccccctcccaccgctCCACCCCTCTCGAGCTccgcccccgcccctccccctccccctccgcctcccccaccgggacccccaccccccacagagcccgacggaggaggaggagggggggggaagtcaGCCCTGCTGGAGCAGATCCGTGGGGGTGCCCAGCTGAGGAAGGTGGAGCAGAACccgacccagacccagacccagagccccgcccccccggggggCCGCGACGCCCTGCTGGACCAGATCAGACAGGGCATCCAGCTGAAGACTGTGAGTCCCCGTAGAACCACATCACGTAGAACCGCAACACGTAGAACCAACGCATGCAGAACCGCATCACGTAGTACCGCAACACGTAGAACCAGCGCATGTAGAACCACCATATGGAGAACAGCAACGCGTAAAACCACTGCATGTAGAACTACAACAACATGAACCAAAACAACATGTAGAACCGCCATACATGGAACCACTACGACACGTAGAACCATAACACACCGGACCAcagccctcccccacccctgacGGAGGTCCTGATTGTGTGGTGCAGGTGACGGAGCAGCAGGACTCGGGCCCCGCCCCATCGGCTGGGATCGTGGGGGCGCTGATGGAGGTGATGCAGAAGAGGAGCCGAGCCATCCACTCTTCAGGTGACCACAGGACCCCCACAGGATGACATCATAGGGCTGCATGATGACTTCATAGGGCTGATGATGACATCATAGTACTGCATGATGACATCGTAGGATTGAATGATGACATCCTAGGGCTGTTGATGACATCAGAGGGCTgcatgatgacatcatcatagAGCTGCATGATGACATCATAGGGCTGATGATGAAATTAAAGGGCTGAATGATGTAATCATAGGGCTCCTTGATGACATAGGGCTGAATGATGGCATCATACTGTATGACTGAATGATGACATAAATTATGACCTCATCAATGATCAATGACCCGGGGCTAAAGGCTGTGGTTTTGTTTCCCAGATGACGAccccgacgaggaggaggatgaagactttgaggatgatgatgagtggGACGACTAGCCTACGAGACCTTCCTGTATTTATTGTTGCCTTTAAATCCTTTTGTAGCGTTCACTCCTCCTTCGTTTCATCTGGATACCTTCCTGAGCACCCCCTTCCTCCATTTCCTGTTTAACGATGACAGCATCCTGTGGTTGCAGCCCAGCTAGCTAATAGCAGCTAAGGAGCTACGCTAGCGGTGCGTCGGGAGGTTTTTTTATCATGTTTCAGCGTTCCGAAGGCGAAAGTATCTTCTGTGTTTTCATGACGGATCAGAAACAGATTTCCGATCCTCATTTCTTTACCATCTCTGTGGTTTTCTTACTCAGTCTTAGTTTAGCACACCTACCTAAACATCTGGATGTACTAAAGTAGGGTTGACTGAAACACTTAAAGGATTAATGTGGCTGTTGACtttagttgttttttgttgtgtgtgtgcgtgagtgtgaatATAAAAGTTAAGGTTTGAATAAAAATACCATTTAAATCACTATTAGGGGAGAAACTGCAGACTACTGTCTGTAGTCCTTCTGAGCGTACTTAGCATCACATTGCTACGTCTCATTACGCTGTTACCACGGTAACTACTAAAACTTGTTTCGCTGTAGAACGCTAGTGTTAGCATCCGACTATCTTACAGACACCTAATATCAAACTCTAACAAGCTTGTGTGACGCAACATGTCCGTGAATGCCTGAGAAGACATAAAACAAGCCGTTAATTTACCAACGTTTGGCAAAAAgcttattttatttgagtgcttTCAGACATGGCTGCCCATGACTTCCTGTTATAACAGGAAGTGGGCTCTGACACGCAGCTGCACCCCAGAGACTAAACGCTGCATCCACAGATGAGGGTAAAAGATTGAAATAAATGTTGACTTTACAGACCTGGCTCCTGTGTGCTGATGATTGACAtgcgacatgtgtgtgtttcatttaaTCATGCTATATATTGATCTAATTAGTGCCACTACTTGTCTCTGAATGAGATAACTCCAGTAAAGCTGATACGACCACAAGATGACTGCCAGCCAAGAGGAGCATAAAGAGACGCATGAGGTAAGTTAAAGCTTGTGGACTTTGACGAGAATGAGGTTATATTATTGATAACCCCAGTTATCTAGTGTAGTTTAGCAAGTAGCATCGTGGTTCCAGTAGGGGGCGATGTGCGTTTAGTTTGCAATCGTTTCCCCTGAAGATCAATTATACATGGTTAAAATACATTATCATACAGTGTATATTACACCACTACATCatcatacagtatatattacaCCAATACATCATACAGTATACATGACACCAATCCAGTCTGTTTACTAGAACAAGCACCCTATAACACACACCcatctcacgcacacacacgcacacaccagtaAAGCTATTCATAGTTGTCAGCTGTCAGGTGTGAGTTTGGTTCTGCAGCCTACCCAACCCCCAGTAACCCCACACAGTTACCCCATCCTCCATACATGCACCTCTAACCCAACCTAAACGCCCCCATCTCTAACCTAGTATCTAAATTTAACAATCTCAAACCTAGAATCTAAACTTAATCTCTAAACTAGTATCTAAACTTAATCTCTAACCTAGTATCTAAatttaaccatctctaacctagtaTCTAAATGTAATCATCACAAACCTAGTATCTAAACTGAATCTCTAATCTAGAACCTAAACTTAATCATTAACCTATTATCTAAGCATAACATTTACTAACCTAGTAAAAACTAAACTGTCTGTGGGTCGAGCTCCCGGTACAGCAGGTAGTCGCGCAGTCTTGGAGGGAAAAGGTCAGAGTTCATGACGTCGGGGTTGTTGAGTCTCTTGAGGGTCAGGCAGCGGCGGATCTTCAGACGACAGATGTGTCCGAGAGACCGAGGAGACCCTGAGGAGATAAACACCgtcagtactagtagtagtagcccCTACTATCTCATCTTCTGGTAGTATTTCTAGCAGTATTCCTGATAGTAtttatagtagtatagtagttgTAGTACATACTGAGGATGCTGCAGATGTCACcccagtagtagtagtattatctAGTAGTATTtctagtagtagtatagtagtagtagtatgtaTTGAGGATGCTGCAGATGTCAAcccagtagtagtagtattatctagtagtagtggtagtatagtagtagtagtatttacTGAGGATGCTGCAGATGTCGGCCCAGGCCCCCTGCCCCTGCAGCAGGCTCCTCAGcggggggcagagggagaccTGGCCCACGTAGTCCAGCAGGGTCCGGACCACCAGGCCCGAGAGGTGCACCAGGCAGCACAGACCCATGAACTCACAGAACTGTGGGGAGAACATCAGAAAGTTAGAGGAACCACCAGGTGTTGACCCTGCTGGTGATCCAGCTGCCGAGCTGGGGGCCCTAACAAACACTAGAACCTCCTACCAAAAATTAGAACCTCCTACCAAACATTGGAACCTCCAGACAAACATTGGAACCTCCTTACAAACATAATAACCTCCTAACAAACATAAGAACCTCCTAGCAAACATAAGAACCTCCTAACAAACATTCAAACCTCCTAACAAACAGAACCGCCTAACAAGCATTAAGGACCTCCTAAAAAACATAAGCTCATGACAAACATTAGAACCTCCTAACAAACAGACCCTCCTAACAATCATAAAGGATCTCCAAACAAACATAAGCTCATGACAAACATTAGAACCTCCTAACAAACATTAGAACCTCCCACCAAACATCGGAACCTCCTAACAAACATTAGAACCTCCTAACAAACATTAAGGTCCTCCTAACAAACAGAACCTCATAACAATCATTAAGGACCTCCTATCAAACAGAACCTCCTAACAAAGCCCTCCAGACCACCGGTGAGGGACCTGCTGCCGCTGGAGCTCAGGCCTTCAGAGGTTTAGAGGTTCAGAGATTCAGAGACCTTCAGAGGTTCAGAGGCTTCTGAAGGCCTCAACCCCCTGATGCTGCCTCAGAGTCCCCTGAAGGCTCCCCTGTGATGGCTCAGTAGCAGGGCTACAACAAACCGGTATGGCTTTGTCTCCATGGTCCCCGGCGGGCCAGGGGTCCTCGTGGTCCCAGAGGGAGCAGGTCCGGGCGCCGGCGCCGCCCTCACAGCCTCCGCAGCCACACCTCAATCTCTGGGACTggccgggggcgtggcctcccTGGTCGTCGTTGTCGCCGTGGTGACAGAGGAAGCAGCTCCGCGCATCGTAGCCGTGGTTGAGCAGCAGGCGCATCATGGCGGCGTCCTTGAGGGCGTACTGCAGCGCGGTGGGGAACACCGTGTCGCTCACCACACGGAAGTAGCAGTTGGCGTCGGCgcgggccagcagcagcagccgggcGAGGTCGTGGCGCCCGGACCGCACCGCCACCAGGAGGCACTGCAGGGGGTCCAGGTCCGGCCGCGCCCCCGCCTCCAGCAGCGCACGGGTGCAACCGGCATCGCCGTTTGAGACGGCGTAGTAGAGCGCACTGCGTCGCAAGTCCCGGTGGTTCCCCGAGTGGCGGGCACTCATGCGATAGTTGACATCGGCGCCACTGGCGAGTAGCAGCCGCAGGCAGCGGGCGTGGCCACCGGCCGCCGCCGAGTGCAGCGGGCTCTGACCAGCCGCCTTGATGCTCCGGGGGCAGGTCAGCGGGAGCAGCATCTCCAGCACCCTGTGGGGCCGGGTTAGGAACGGACTCAGCCACTGGGAGAGGACTCACTCACTGGGAGAGGACTCACCCACTGGGAGAGGACTCACTGGTAGAGGACCCACTCACTGATAGTGCCTCTACTGTCTAGCCTCTACTGTCATGACCCTACTGTCTAGGAtctactgtctagcccctactgTCTAGCCTCTAGTGTCTAGCCTCTACTGTCTAGCCCCTCCTCACCGGTAGTGTCCTGCGTAGGCGGCCTTGTGGACGGGCAGGTGTCCGGTGCCGCTGGGGAGGTCGGGGTTGGCTCCGTTGTCCAGGAGCAGCCGGACGAGGGAGGGGTCCCCGGCGCCCGCGGCCGCCATCAGCACGCTCTCGCCGCTCAGCGCCTGGGAGTTCACCCTGCTGCCtgtcaggggtcagggttcagCCGCCATATAGGAGGAGTCTTAATAATAACGTAATAACGATCACTAGAGAGACGCAGCAGTTTGTTGCTCACTGGTCGCTGGTCGCTGGCCACTGGTCCTTGGTCACTGGTCGCTGGTCACTGGTACTTGGTCACTGGTCGCTGGTTGGTGGTCCTTGGTCACTGGTCGCTGGTTGCTGGTCACTGGTCCTTGGTCACTGGTCGCTGGTTGCTGGTCACTGGTTGCTGGTCACTGGTCGCTGGTTGCTGGTCACTGGTCGCTGGTTGCTGGTCACTGGTCCTTGGTCACTTGTCGCTGGTTGCTGGTCACTGGTCACTGGTTGCTGGTCACTGGTCCTTGGTCACTGGTCGCTGGTTGCTGGTCACTGGTTGCTGGTCACTGGTCCTTGGTCACTGGTCGCTGGTTGCTGGTCACTGGTCCTTGGTCACTGGTCGCTGGTTGCTGGTCACTGGTCGCTGGTCAATGGTCCTTTGTCACTGGTCGCTGGTTGCTGGTCACTGGTCGCTGGTCACTGATCGCTGGTTGCTGGTCACTGGTCCCTGGTCACTCAGCATTGGTCACTGTTCATTGGTCGCTGGTCGCTTGAGGTGGTGAAGCAGGTTTGAGTGGAGCGGAGTTAAGTCGGGTGGGGTTAAGTGGGGCGGGGTTAAGTGGACCAGGGTCTGGTTCTAGTGGTTCTCGTGGTTCTGGGGGATCATCTAGTTCCGCTGGTGTCTCACCACAGTTGAGGAGGATCTCGGCGATGTGGGCTTGGCCGTGTGGGCTTGGCCGTGTGGGCTCGGCGGCCACGGCTAGGGCGGTCCGCCCCCCGGTGGTCGTCAGGGCGACCGGCGCCCCGGAccgcagcagcagaagcagcacctCGGCGCCCCCCTGCCGCGCCGCCTCGTGGAGCGCCGTCCAACCCCGGGGGCCCGGCTGCCCCACCCAGGACCCCCTGGAGAGCAGCACCTGGGTCACCTTATAGGAGCCCCCCGCACCGctgcagcaggtaggggtaagacagtacagagacaggtcattaaggagcaggcaggggttagacagtacagagacaggtcattaaggagcaggtaggggttagacagtacagagacaggtcattaaggagcaggtaggggtaagacagtacagagacaggtcattaaggagcaggtaggggtaagacagtacagagacaggtcattaaggagcaggtagggttagactCTGGTACCTAACAGCAGAGGCTCTCACTCCTGCTGTTGTGTTGAGTGGTGAGGCTCCACGGTCCAGCAGAACCCGGACGTTCTCCACCAGACCGGCCGCCACGGCCCGGGTCAGTGCCGTCTCCAGACCACCACCAGGGGGGACTAGAGGGTCCACCGTGGAACCACAGTGTAGAACCACGTAGAACACAACACACTAGCATCACAACCCAGAACAACATCACAGCATAGCACCACAGCATACATAGCACACAATCCAACATTGATCAACAACagagaaccacaacacaacatatATCCTGATACAGCATATAAACCACAGCATAGAACCACACAACATAGAACCACACAACATAGAACCACAACACAAGATAGATCCACATACAACCACAAGGTCAGCATTTGGACGTTCGCCATGTCACCCCCCAGGTCTCCTTGCCAGGCTGTGAGGTCAACAACACATCATCACCTgaccctagtgtgtgtgtgtgtgtgtg encodes:
- the LOC115550342 gene encoding LOW QUALITY PROTEIN: neural Wiskott-Aldrich syndrome protein (The sequence of the model RefSeq protein was modified relative to this genomic sequence to represent the inferred CDS: deleted 1 base in 1 codon), whose amino-acid sequence is MSGQQPGRRAAHTGSILLTPQENDCLFGYLGKKCLALCSAVVQVYAADRSFSWAKRCCGVACLVKDNTQRSYYIRVLDIKDGSSLFEQELYSSFSFSSPRSYFLSFPGDSSQVGVNFASEEEARRFRSALNDLLGRRQRRAGPSLPLATVDMKNPDINSMRFHNSQHHHQHHHHHHQHQQQHPAPQQQLYQLNNRLVHRKDKKTKSKKKRLTKADIGTPSNFQHIGHVGWDPNTGFDLNNLDPELKNLFDMCGISEAQLKDRETSKVIYEFIEKKGGVEAVKNELRRQAPPPPPTRGGPPPVPPPPPSRGGRGAPPPPPPSRAPSSAPPRPPPARPGTLGAPPPPPPPPPTRGGQAHHNHQAPPTPPAQSPPPPTAPPLSSSAPAPPPPPPPPPPGPPPPTEPDGGGGGGGKSALLEQIRGGAQLRKVEQNPTQTQTQSPAPPGGRDALLDQIRQGIQLKTVTEQQDSGPAPSAGIVGALMEVMQKRSRAIHSSDDDPDEEEDEDFEDDDEWDD
- the LOC115550776 gene encoding dynein heavy chain 12, axonemal-like, which translates into the protein MNTYEESDEEVLSDTDIQRSIEESCLSSLQTGGAHLTLQAAGVQVPPGGGLETALTRAVAAGLVENVRVLLDRGASPLNTTAGVRASAVSGAGGSYKVTQVLLSRGSWVGQPGPRGWTALHEAARQGGAEVLLLLLRSGAPVALTTTGGRTALAVAAEPTRPSPHGQAHIAEILLNCGSRVNSQALSGESVLMAAAGAGDPSLVRLLLDNGANPDLPSGTGHLPVHKAAYAGHYRVLEMLLPLTCPRSIKAAGQSPLHSAAAGGHARCLRLLLASGADVNYRMSARHSGNHRDLRRSALYYAVSNGDAGCTRALLEAGARPDLDPLQCLLVAVRSGRHDLARLLLLARADANCYFRVVSDTVFPTALQYALKDAAMMRLLLNHGYDARSCFLCHHGDNDDQGGHAPGQSQRLRCGCGGCEGGAGARTCSLWDHEDPWPAGDHGDKAIPFCEFMGLCCLVHLSGLVVRTLLDYVGQVSLCPPLRSLLQGQGAWADICSILRSPRSLGHICRLKIRRCLTLKRLNNPDVMNSDLFPPRLRDYLLYRELDPQTV